Below is a genomic region from Hyphomicrobiales bacterium.
GACCCGCTGGAGAAGCTGAACAGCGTGGTGCCGTGGGAGGTGTTCCGCAAGCCGTTGGCTAAGGCGCTGAAGCGCTCGGACGGGTCCAAGGGTGGCCGCCCTGCCTATGACATGGTCCTGATGTTCAAAATCATGGTGCTGCAAGCACTTTACAGTCTGTCGGACGATCAGGCGGAGTTCCAGATCCAGGACCGGCTTTCCTTCATGCGCTTCCTGGGCCTTGGGCTGGGCGATCACGTTCCCGACGCCAAGACGATCTGGCTGTTCAGGGAGCATCTCGTGCAGGCCCGAGCAATAGAGAACCTGTTCGCTCGTTTCGACAAGCACCTCGCCAGGGCTGGATACCTGGCCATGGGCGGTCAGATCGTCGACGCCACGGTGGTTGCCGCACCCAAACAGAGAAACACCGACGATGAGAAGGCGGATATCAAGGCGGGCAAGATCCCCGACGAATGGAAGGACAGGCCCGCGAAGCTGCGGCAGAAGGATCGCGATGCGCGATGGACAGTGAAGTTCTCGAAAGCGAAGGTCGATGAGGATGGTAAGGAGCATAAGCGCGACATCGCCGTTCCCGTCTTTGGTTATAAAAGCCATGC
It encodes:
- a CDS encoding transposase, giving the protein MRGQAGFWDIDERYARLSEAGDPLEKLNSVVPWEVFRKPLAKALKRSDGSKGGRPAYDMVLMFKIMVLQALYSLSDDQAEFQIQDRLSFMRFLGLGLGDHVPDAKTIWLFREHLVQARAIENLFARFDKHLARAGYLAMGGQIVDATVVAAPKQRNTDDEKADIKAGKIPDEWKDRPAKLRQKDRDARWTVKFSKAKVDEDGKEHKRDIAVPVFGYKSHASIDQRHGFIRGSTVTHAAAYDGAQLRNVVKRPNTGSTVWADTAYRSKKNEAWLDKNGFVSDIHQKKPNGRPMSEAMARANGRRSKIRSCIEHVFAHQKARMGLFVRTIGIARATMKIGMVNLAYSAPRPGLSGAHMFGMQ